In Vitis riparia cultivar Riparia Gloire de Montpellier isolate 1030 chromosome 19, EGFV_Vit.rip_1.0, whole genome shotgun sequence, the following proteins share a genomic window:
- the LOC117908888 gene encoding uncharacterized protein LOC117908888 isoform X2 encodes MFKEFMEDHNTATFPSKKPKMEREVKKGSKKALETERTVFNDEEQQWLELLRERERYKEEQVEELKHSMQSGMFSFYFNIPPGSCYNYILLLALEVWLNGTGNERASSAQGRDGLPVQSWQL; translated from the exons ATTTATGGAGGACCATAACACAGCTACCTTTCCTTCCAAAAA ACCAAAGATGGAAAGGGAAGTGAAAAAAGGTTCCAAGAAAGCTCTGGAAACTGAACGTACTGTATTCAATGATGAAGAACAACAATG GTTAGAACTGCTACGAGAACGTGAAAGATACAAGGAAGAACAAGTGGAGGAATTAAAACACTCTATGCAGAGTGGAATGTTTAGTTTTTACTTCAATATTCCTCCAGGCTCCTGCTATAATTATATCTTGCTTCTGGCCCTTGAGGTCTGGCTCAATG GCACAGGCAATGAAAGAGCAAGCTCAGCTCAGGGAAGAGATGGCTTACCAGTACAAAGTTGGCAACTCTGA
- the LOC117908888 gene encoding uncharacterized protein LOC117908888 isoform X4, with amino-acid sequence MSQMTKICFNVCGCMYYNIDAYYRPKMEREVKKGSKKALETERTVFNDEEQQWLELLRERERYKEEQVEELKHSMQSGMFSFYFNIPPGSCYNYILLLALEVWLNGKGLEWVYGRFRHRQ; translated from the exons ATGTCACAGATgacaaaaatttgtttcaatgTTTGTGGTTGCATGTATTATAATATTGATGCTTATTATAGACCAAAGATGGAAAGGGAAGTGAAAAAAGGTTCCAAGAAAGCTCTGGAAACTGAACGTACTGTATTCAATGATGAAGAACAACAATG GTTAGAACTGCTACGAGAACGTGAAAGATACAAGGAAGAACAAGTGGAGGAATTAAAACACTCTATGCAGAGTGGAATGTTTAGTTTTTACTTCAATATTCCTCCAGGCTCCTGCTATAATTATATCTTGCTTCTGGCCCTTGAGGTCTGGCTCAATGGTAAAGGGCTGGAGTGGGTTTATGGGAGGTTCAG GCACAGGCAATGA
- the LOC117908888 gene encoding uncharacterized protein LOC117908888 isoform X1, translated as MSQMTKICFNVCGCMYYNIDAYYRPKMEREVKKGSKKALETERTVFNDEEQQWLELLRERERYKEEQVEELKHSMQSGMFSFYFNIPPGSCYNYILLLALEVWLNGTGNERASSAQGRDGLPVQSWQL; from the exons ATGTCACAGATgacaaaaatttgtttcaatgTTTGTGGTTGCATGTATTATAATATTGATGCTTATTATAGACCAAAGATGGAAAGGGAAGTGAAAAAAGGTTCCAAGAAAGCTCTGGAAACTGAACGTACTGTATTCAATGATGAAGAACAACAATG GTTAGAACTGCTACGAGAACGTGAAAGATACAAGGAAGAACAAGTGGAGGAATTAAAACACTCTATGCAGAGTGGAATGTTTAGTTTTTACTTCAATATTCCTCCAGGCTCCTGCTATAATTATATCTTGCTTCTGGCCCTTGAGGTCTGGCTCAATG GCACAGGCAATGAAAGAGCAAGCTCAGCTCAGGGAAGAGATGGCTTACCAGTACAAAGTTGGCAACTCTGA
- the LOC117908888 gene encoding uncharacterized protein LOC117908888 isoform X6 has protein sequence MSQMTKICFNVCGCMYYNIDAYYRPKMEREVKKGSKKALETERTVFNDEEQQWLELLRERERYKEEQVEELKHSMQSGMFSFYFNIPPGSCYNYILLLALEVWLNGKGLEWVYGRHRQ, from the exons ATGTCACAGATgacaaaaatttgtttcaatgTTTGTGGTTGCATGTATTATAATATTGATGCTTATTATAGACCAAAGATGGAAAGGGAAGTGAAAAAAGGTTCCAAGAAAGCTCTGGAAACTGAACGTACTGTATTCAATGATGAAGAACAACAATG GTTAGAACTGCTACGAGAACGTGAAAGATACAAGGAAGAACAAGTGGAGGAATTAAAACACTCTATGCAGAGTGGAATGTTTAGTTTTTACTTCAATATTCCTCCAGGCTCCTGCTATAATTATATCTTGCTTCTGGCCCTTGAGGTCTGGCTCAATGGTAAAGGGCTGGAGTGGGTTTATGGGAG GCACAGGCAATGA
- the LOC117908888 gene encoding uncharacterized protein LOC117908888 isoform X5: protein MSQMTKICFNVCGCMYYNIDAYYRPKMEREVKKGSKKALETERTVFNDEEQQWLELLRERERYKEEQVEELKHSMQSGMAQAMKEQAQLREEMAYQYKVGNSEAAAAIQRRLDPDVAM, encoded by the exons ATGTCACAGATgacaaaaatttgtttcaatgTTTGTGGTTGCATGTATTATAATATTGATGCTTATTATAGACCAAAGATGGAAAGGGAAGTGAAAAAAGGTTCCAAGAAAGCTCTGGAAACTGAACGTACTGTATTCAATGATGAAGAACAACAATG GTTAGAACTGCTACGAGAACGTGAAAGATACAAGGAAGAACAAGTGGAGGAATTAAAACACTCTATGCAGAGTGGAATG GCACAGGCAATGAAAGAGCAAGCTCAGCTCAGGGAAGAGATGGCTTACCAGTACAAAGTTGGCAACTCTGAA GCTGCAGCTGCCATCCAGAGAAGATTGGACCCAGATGTTGCTATGTAA
- the LOC117908888 gene encoding uncharacterized protein LOC117908888 isoform X3 produces the protein MSQMTKICFNVCGCMYYNIDAYYRPKMEREVKKGSKKALETERTVFNDEEQQWLELLRERERYKEEQVEELKHSMQSGMFSFYFNIPPGSCYNYILLLALEVWLNGKGLEWVYGRFRFKFQC, from the exons ATGTCACAGATgacaaaaatttgtttcaatgTTTGTGGTTGCATGTATTATAATATTGATGCTTATTATAGACCAAAGATGGAAAGGGAAGTGAAAAAAGGTTCCAAGAAAGCTCTGGAAACTGAACGTACTGTATTCAATGATGAAGAACAACAATG GTTAGAACTGCTACGAGAACGTGAAAGATACAAGGAAGAACAAGTGGAGGAATTAAAACACTCTATGCAGAGTGGAATGTTTAGTTTTTACTTCAATATTCCTCCAGGCTCCTGCTATAATTATATCTTGCTTCTGGCCCTTGAGGTCTGGCTCAATGGTAAAGGGCTGGAGTGGGTTTATGGGAG